From one Thermatribacter velox genomic stretch:
- a CDS encoding helix-hairpin-helix domain-containing protein, with protein sequence MNFNEKLVVIILGILLIALFGIWWYQQDAPSDQAEVHQIIVQIEGAVLNPGVYKVAEGTRLFELIELAGGAQQGAYLQNLNLAAPLYDGQKVIVAFALQEEKENAKNLPLTPALDHPETSLKDVKGNLVNINLAAAAELETLPGIGPVIAQRIVEYREQHGPFHSLDELAQVKGIGPKKLEKLQDLVCF encoded by the coding sequence ATGAATTTCAACGAAAAACTGGTCGTTATTATTTTGGGAATCTTACTTATTGCTTTGTTCGGCATCTGGTGGTATCAGCAGGATGCGCCATCCGACCAGGCAGAGGTTCATCAAATAATAGTGCAGATAGAAGGTGCGGTGCTCAATCCCGGTGTGTATAAAGTAGCTGAGGGCACCCGCCTATTTGAGCTGATAGAATTAGCTGGAGGAGCACAGCAAGGAGCGTACTTGCAAAATCTGAATTTAGCAGCGCCCCTTTACGATGGACAGAAAGTGATTGTTGCTTTTGCTCTTCAAGAGGAGAAAGAAAACGCAAAAAACCTTCCTCTCACTCCGGCTCTCGACCATCCTGAAACAAGCCTAAAGGACGTAAAGGGAAATTTGGTCAACATTAACCTGGCCGCTGCCGCAGAGCTTGAAACCCTGCCCGGGATAGGACCAGTAATAGCGCAACGCATCGTTGAGTACCGCGAACAACATGGCCCCTTTCACTCTCTGGACGAACTCGCCCAGGTTAAAGGTATTGGACCTAAGAAACTTGAAAAGCTTCAAGACCTGGTTTGCTTCTAA
- a CDS encoding Asp23/Gls24 family envelope stress response protein, translating into MNEEYQEFPVDQSNQNMETQPNQAGSEEVLGEITIAPEIIATLAAITTMKVPGVTGMAGLPQASLSTLIGKRELNKGVKVDVKEKSVNLEISIAVDIGATIIEVARKVQQEVKQVIESKTGMKVNRIDINVREVTYPEKEESVESQG; encoded by the coding sequence ATGAATGAGGAATACCAGGAATTCCCTGTTGACCAAAGCAATCAAAATATGGAGACTCAACCCAACCAGGCTGGATCTGAGGAAGTTCTGGGGGAAATCACCATCGCTCCAGAAATCATTGCTACTTTGGCAGCCATTACCACTATGAAGGTGCCCGGGGTAACAGGCATGGCTGGTCTGCCACAAGCATCATTGAGTACTTTGATTGGCAAAAGAGAGCTTAACAAGGGTGTAAAAGTCGATGTTAAGGAAAAATCCGTCAACCTGGAGATTTCCATTGCTGTGGATATCGGTGCTACCATTATCGAAGTTGCTCGGAAAGTGCAGCAAGAAGTTAAACAGGTCATCGAATCCAAAACCGGCATGAAGGTAAACCGCATTGACATCAATGTAAGAGAAGTCACCTATCCAGAGAAGGAAGAATCTGTTGAAAGTCAGGGTTAG
- the rpsU gene encoding 30S ribosomal protein S21 — MTEIKVGQGESIDEALRRFKRKCQRNGIISEMKRREFYEKPSEKKRKRAQAAARRKKRR; from the coding sequence GTGACCGAGATCAAGGTTGGTCAGGGAGAAAGCATTGACGAAGCTTTGAGAAGGTTTAAGCGAAAGTGCCAGCGCAATGGTATCATTTCTGAAATGAAAAGAAGAGAGTTCTATGAAAAGCCAAGTGAAAAAAAGAGAAAAAGAGCTCAGGCTGCAGCACGGAGGAAAAAGCGTCGGTGA
- a CDS encoding GatB/YqeY domain-containing protein, whose product MSSNISLKEKLNTSMKVALKEGDRIRLDTVRLLLAEIKNKQIEKRTDDLEESEIIALLRKEIKKRKESLEYFEKAQRKDLIEKTKREIEVIESFLPPQLAEEEIRQIAESIIQKQENISFGEAMKAVMKELQDRAEGKKVAQIVRDILGERG is encoded by the coding sequence GTGAGTTCAAATATCTCTCTGAAAGAGAAGTTAAACACAAGCATGAAAGTGGCCCTCAAAGAGGGCGATAGAATACGCCTTGATACTGTACGGCTTCTCCTTGCTGAGATCAAAAACAAGCAGATAGAGAAGAGAACCGACGATCTCGAGGAATCAGAGATTATAGCATTGCTTAGAAAAGAGATTAAAAAAAGGAAAGAATCGCTGGAATATTTTGAAAAAGCACAACGTAAAGATTTAATAGAGAAAACGAAGCGGGAAATAGAAGTAATCGAATCGTTTTTACCTCCTCAGCTCGCCGAAGAGGAAATACGCCAAATCGCTGAAAGCATCATCCAAAAGCAAGAGAACATTTCTTTCGGAGAGGCTATGAAGGCTGTTATGAAAGAATTGCAGGACAGAGCTGAAGGCAAAAAAGTGGCTCAGATAGTTCGGGATATTCTGGGGGAGCGTGGTTAA
- a CDS encoding PhoH family protein yields the protein MNEARLRIDDLSNLKKLFGGFDANVSLIEEVFDVEISVAEDSIVIKGKQNGSSAQLALKFLEELIQLFQEGLEVEYRDLQKMALAFKADRNAWWKNEAGETILVTAYNKPIRPKTPGQVKYVQAVRKAEITFCIGPAGTGKTYLAMAMACAALQRKEVSRIVLVRPAVEAGESLGFLPGDLKEKIEPYLRPLYDALYEMLSPERFQKFSDRGTIEVAPLAYMRGRTLNDSFIVLDEAQNTTAEQMKMFLTRMGFGSKVVVTGDITQIDLPAGKTSGLVLVQHILKDIEGIEFIYLSERDVVRHHLVQKIILAYEQFEKKASSKK from the coding sequence GTGAACGAGGCGCGCTTGCGAATAGACGATCTCTCAAACCTTAAAAAGCTTTTTGGTGGTTTTGATGCCAACGTTTCTTTAATAGAAGAAGTTTTCGATGTTGAGATTTCGGTGGCCGAGGATTCAATAGTTATCAAGGGTAAGCAAAATGGTTCCTCGGCCCAACTTGCTTTAAAATTTCTCGAAGAATTGATCCAGCTTTTTCAGGAAGGGTTGGAAGTGGAGTACCGGGATCTCCAGAAGATGGCCCTGGCCTTCAAGGCTGATCGCAACGCGTGGTGGAAAAATGAGGCTGGGGAAACTATTTTAGTAACCGCTTACAACAAACCCATCAGACCTAAAACTCCAGGACAGGTAAAATATGTCCAGGCAGTGAGAAAGGCGGAAATAACCTTTTGTATAGGCCCAGCCGGCACTGGAAAGACATATCTTGCTATGGCCATGGCCTGCGCGGCACTGCAACGAAAAGAAGTGAGCCGCATTGTTCTGGTCAGGCCGGCGGTTGAAGCAGGTGAAAGCTTGGGCTTTCTCCCCGGGGACCTTAAAGAAAAAATTGAGCCCTATCTCAGACCCCTGTATGATGCACTATATGAAATGCTTTCTCCAGAAAGATTTCAGAAATTCAGCGACCGGGGAACTATCGAAGTAGCGCCTCTTGCCTACATGCGAGGACGAACTCTTAATGATTCATTCATTGTTCTCGATGAGGCTCAAAATACCACAGCCGAGCAAATGAAGATGTTCCTGACCCGGATGGGCTTTGGTTCAAAAGTCGTGGTTACTGGAGACATCACACAAATCGACCTTCCGGCTGGCAAAACTTCTGGTCTGGTTCTGGTGCAGCATATCTTAAAAGATATTGAAGGTATCGAGTTTATATATCTTTCCGAACGTGACGTAGTTCGCCACCACCTGGTCCAAAAGATTATTCTTGCTTATGAACAATTTGAAAAAAAAGCTTCTTCAAAAAAGTAG
- a CDS encoding HD family phosphohydrolase has translation MSFIKHNLPLIAKAIPLSSLIYALVLFAVLWIPGYLASTNLYPGKVLIQDIVAPTDLEIVDVEGTRKLREKMASSISPRYLVDQGTVQEIQEEVASFFAELETLRQTPLPELQQEQSRFIERWKITPGVLEWFMETPLPTYTASKTIFLELLNEALSRPIASENLEDVLWQLNSRLEENELPEEGKRALSFLAFRFLKPTAVLDVETMQRERQEIISQVEPVKRIIPRGEILIPKGSVLTQQDVEMLRSLGLGNWQRSFSGLLTLSVLIIICCTAEFFYLKNFTPSVLAKKDLLWIRILIVASVIGLNTFSTRISPYFVLLPIISFVLCTLLGREAAFGEVIVLFPLLLWSSHFYFIQGSYSYLNLLLPIFLLPTKISRRDLIRTGFLMAFINVLLVTLFAYYEEKQVLTLLGNTLFGLISGIGSSVLALGAVAFLESTFHVASDFRLLELVNPTHPLLRRLMIEAPGTYNHSIMVANLAEAAAEEIGADPLLARAGAYYHDIGKLKRPYFFIENQMGGRNIHNRLNPNLSALAIQNHVKDGVEVAREYHLPPEIIEIIRRHHGRTLMRYFYEKALRERNDTVMEEEFRYPGPLPRTPEEVLVFLADSVEAAVRGIRNPTPSKIETAVENIFQNYLKDGQLDEADLTLKDLRKIVRTFVLVLIGTFHTRLPYPEVANTGSSDEEAQAEAGIEQ, from the coding sequence TTGAGTTTTATTAAACACAACCTACCTCTTATTGCCAAAGCAATACCCCTTTCCTCTCTGATTTATGCTCTGGTGCTCTTTGCGGTTCTTTGGATTCCTGGTTATCTTGCCAGCACCAACCTCTATCCCGGTAAAGTGCTCATTCAAGACATCGTTGCTCCCACTGACCTGGAAATAGTGGATGTGGAGGGAACGCGAAAACTTCGGGAGAAAATGGCTTCCAGCATATCGCCAAGATATCTGGTAGATCAAGGAACAGTGCAAGAAATACAGGAAGAAGTTGCTTCTTTTTTTGCGGAACTGGAAACACTGCGTCAAACTCCATTGCCAGAATTACAGCAGGAGCAGAGTAGGTTTATAGAGAGGTGGAAAATCACCCCGGGTGTTTTGGAATGGTTCATGGAAACACCACTTCCAACTTATACTGCTTCGAAAACGATTTTCCTGGAACTTTTAAACGAGGCGTTATCCAGGCCGATAGCTTCGGAAAACCTGGAAGATGTGCTGTGGCAATTAAACTCTCGACTGGAAGAAAACGAACTCCCTGAGGAAGGCAAAAGAGCCCTGAGTTTTCTGGCCTTTCGTTTTTTGAAGCCCACGGCTGTTCTGGATGTTGAGACTATGCAGAGGGAGAGACAGGAAATCATCAGTCAGGTGGAGCCGGTCAAAAGAATTATTCCCCGGGGCGAGATTCTCATTCCCAAAGGAAGTGTATTGACCCAGCAGGATGTAGAAATGCTTCGTTCTCTGGGCTTGGGCAACTGGCAGAGAAGCTTCAGTGGGCTGTTAACACTCTCGGTCCTGATAATTATTTGCTGTACAGCAGAGTTTTTCTATTTGAAGAACTTCACCCCTTCTGTGCTGGCCAAGAAAGACCTTCTCTGGATCCGCATCCTAATTGTGGCCAGCGTGATAGGTCTGAATACTTTTTCTACCCGGATTTCTCCCTACTTTGTGCTGCTTCCCATAATTTCTTTTGTCCTTTGTACGCTGTTGGGTAGAGAAGCAGCTTTTGGAGAGGTCATTGTTCTTTTTCCGCTCCTTCTTTGGAGTAGTCACTTTTATTTTATACAGGGTTCTTATTCATACCTTAACCTGCTCTTGCCCATTTTTTTGCTACCCACCAAAATATCCCGGCGGGATTTAATCAGAACAGGTTTTCTGATGGCGTTCATCAACGTTCTCCTGGTGACCCTTTTTGCCTATTATGAAGAAAAGCAAGTGCTTACTCTGCTTGGAAACACCTTGTTTGGATTGATAAGCGGGATTGGTTCTTCGGTTCTGGCTCTGGGAGCCGTGGCTTTTCTGGAAAGCACTTTTCACGTGGCTTCCGATTTCCGCCTGCTGGAACTCGTCAATCCTACCCATCCCCTGCTTCGTCGGCTTATGATAGAAGCCCCGGGTACTTACAACCACAGTATTATGGTGGCCAACCTTGCCGAAGCTGCAGCGGAAGAAATTGGCGCTGATCCCCTTCTGGCCAGAGCCGGTGCTTACTATCACGACATTGGTAAGTTGAAGAGACCTTACTTTTTCATCGAAAACCAGATGGGAGGGAGAAACATACATAACCGTCTTAATCCTAATCTGAGTGCACTGGCCATACAGAATCACGTGAAGGACGGAGTAGAGGTCGCTCGAGAATATCATCTTCCGCCGGAAATCATAGAGATCATCAGGCGTCATCATGGAAGGACGCTTATGCGCTATTTCTATGAGAAAGCCCTTCGGGAGCGAAACGATACCGTTATGGAAGAAGAATTTCGTTATCCGGGTCCTCTTCCTCGCACTCCGGAAGAAGTCCTGGTTTTTCTTGCCGACAGCGTTGAGGCAGCGGTCAGGGGAATACGTAACCCCACACCGAGCAAGATTGAAACTGCGGTTGAGAATATTTTTCAGAATTATCTCAAGGATGGACAGCTGGACGAAGCGGATCTGACACTCAAAGACCTACGTAAGATAGTAAGGACTTTTGTTCTGGTTTTGATTGGAACCTTTCATACTCGCTTGCCTTATCCTGAGGTTGCGAATACAGGTTCTTCAGATGAAGAAGCACAAGCTGAGGCAGGGATAGAACAGTGA
- the cdd gene encoding cytidine deaminase translates to MKASQIRIVECGEFNLQRGVILKRKFEKLLQLVLKGERRDLSGILNLVLVDTEKMRELKERFFGKRESSDVMSFFYGEEEDQTWGEVIICIPVALEQAKVAGNSIDDEISLLFIHGLLHCLGYDDQEPQDLQVMSEKQEHYLNAFKKYLLFEKLINKALKQLDLSYAPYSGYRVASALLCTDGTIVTGVNVENASFGLSICAERVAVSKAVSMGKRDFEAIAIVSEKRDFCYPCGACLQVLTEFSPGIKVLVARSSEDFKVLGLEELLPHSFSLKQ, encoded by the coding sequence GTGAAAGCCAGCCAAATACGAATTGTGGAATGCGGTGAATTCAATCTCCAAAGGGGTGTTATTTTAAAAAGAAAATTTGAAAAGCTGTTGCAACTGGTTTTGAAGGGAGAAAGAAGAGATCTTTCGGGAATTTTGAATTTAGTTCTGGTTGACACAGAAAAAATGCGGGAGTTAAAGGAACGTTTCTTTGGCAAGAGAGAATCTTCAGATGTCATGTCTTTTTTTTATGGAGAGGAAGAAGACCAGACGTGGGGAGAAGTGATTATTTGTATCCCTGTAGCCCTTGAACAGGCAAAAGTAGCAGGCAATTCTATCGATGATGAAATAAGCCTGTTATTCATACACGGACTTTTGCATTGTTTGGGTTATGACGATCAGGAACCCCAGGACTTGCAAGTCATGAGCGAGAAACAGGAACACTATCTCAACGCTTTTAAAAAATACCTGCTTTTTGAGAAACTAATCAATAAAGCTTTAAAACAGCTTGATTTATCGTATGCGCCGTACTCGGGTTACAGGGTAGCTTCCGCCTTGCTTTGTACAGACGGGACGATAGTAACTGGTGTGAATGTGGAGAATGCTTCCTTTGGGCTGAGCATCTGTGCCGAAAGAGTAGCAGTAAGCAAGGCAGTATCCATGGGAAAGCGCGACTTTGAAGCCATTGCCATCGTTTCTGAAAAAAGGGACTTTTGCTATCCCTGTGGTGCGTGCCTTCAGGTTCTAACTGAATTCTCACCAGGAATAAAAGTCCTGGTAGCTCGCTCCAGCGAAGATTTCAAGGTCTTAGGCCTGGAAGAGCTCTTGCCCCACTCTTTTTCTTTGAAACAATAA
- the era gene encoding GTPase Era, with product MSFKSGFVTILGRPNVGKSTFLNKVVGQKVAIVSPKPQTTRKSIKGILNRPDSQIIFVDTPGLHDPVDSLGEFMIKEIQEALEGIDLLLYMTTPEEGWKEDVRYLEQIKNFTNPKFLVINKKDLATEEKIMEIVGFLSRHTPFAESMAISALTGEGVSELLEKVVNYLPEGEPYYEPGIVSDVYEREIVAEIIREKIWWNVHQEVPYGVEVRVEEFKDRGEVIYIQATIYVERDSHKKIIIGEGGRMIKKIGQEAREEIEYNWGKKVYLDLWVKTEKSWRKRPEVLRRWGYKVK from the coding sequence ATGAGTTTTAAATCCGGTTTTGTGACCATTTTAGGAAGACCCAACGTGGGCAAGTCCACTTTCCTAAACAAAGTGGTGGGACAAAAGGTAGCCATCGTTTCCCCCAAACCTCAAACCACCAGGAAATCTATTAAGGGCATCCTCAATCGTCCGGACAGTCAGATCATTTTCGTTGACACCCCAGGCTTGCATGACCCGGTGGATAGCCTGGGTGAGTTCATGATCAAAGAGATACAGGAAGCACTGGAAGGCATAGATCTCCTTCTTTATATGACCACCCCGGAGGAGGGCTGGAAAGAGGATGTTCGTTACCTGGAACAAATAAAGAATTTTACCAATCCTAAATTTCTGGTGATTAACAAAAAAGACCTGGCCACTGAAGAAAAAATTATGGAAATTGTCGGTTTCCTTTCCCGTCACACTCCTTTTGCTGAGTCAATGGCAATTTCGGCTTTGACAGGGGAGGGTGTTTCAGAATTACTTGAGAAAGTAGTAAACTACCTCCCCGAAGGAGAACCCTATTATGAGCCTGGCATAGTTTCCGATGTTTATGAACGGGAAATAGTGGCCGAGATAATACGGGAAAAAATCTGGTGGAATGTTCATCAGGAAGTGCCCTATGGTGTAGAGGTTAGAGTTGAGGAATTTAAAGACAGAGGAGAAGTCATTTATATTCAGGCTACCATCTATGTTGAAAGGGATTCCCACAAAAAAATTATCATCGGCGAAGGAGGCAGAATGATCAAGAAAATTGGTCAGGAAGCGCGGGAGGAAATCGAATACAACTGGGGCAAAAAAGTATACCTGGACCTCTGGGTCAAAACCGAAAAGTCCTGGCGTAAACGCCCTGAGGTATTGAGGCGCTGGGGCTACAAAGTGAAGTAA
- the recO gene encoding DNA repair protein RecO: MLRGYIKDSGIVIKQFDVGEIDRIVVVFTKEMGKIQVMAKGARKVGNRLGGALDKFVLSEFLFYAGRSLPVVVQAEIKRSFRMLARSFEKWLLGNYILYLIDQAIEGGSQQERLFGEVLKIFAFADGSPPEAVRRGVLKFKLVLLKCLGLQPRLTSCAVCNREGKTFSCWSHAEGGVMCGSCASKPELAKSCVSISQDMPSIWLHLLHLPYSSLSKLKLTGDQFFHLDELSSQYFSHHLNKDTWSIEAFLARYPEKPTASESERS; encoded by the coding sequence ATGCTTCGAGGTTATATTAAAGATTCTGGTATCGTGATTAAACAATTTGATGTAGGTGAGATAGACCGCATCGTTGTGGTATTCACCAAAGAGATGGGCAAAATACAAGTAATGGCTAAGGGAGCCAGAAAAGTAGGCAATCGCCTGGGTGGTGCTCTTGACAAATTTGTACTTTCGGAGTTTCTGTTTTATGCGGGTCGTTCTTTGCCGGTGGTGGTGCAGGCAGAAATCAAAAGGTCGTTCCGAATGCTTGCTCGATCTTTTGAAAAATGGCTTCTGGGCAACTATATCCTGTATCTCATTGACCAGGCCATTGAGGGAGGAAGCCAGCAGGAAAGGCTTTTTGGAGAAGTGCTGAAGATTTTTGCGTTTGCAGATGGCAGTCCCCCTGAGGCGGTTCGCAGGGGTGTCCTGAAATTCAAATTGGTTTTGCTTAAATGTCTGGGGTTACAGCCTCGGCTAACCAGCTGTGCAGTGTGCAACCGGGAAGGCAAGACGTTCAGTTGCTGGAGCCATGCTGAAGGAGGTGTTATGTGCGGAAGTTGCGCCTCAAAACCTGAACTGGCCAAAAGCTGTGTTTCTATATCACAGGATATGCCTTCAATCTGGTTGCATCTTCTCCATCTCCCTTATTCCTCGCTTTCCAAGTTAAAACTTACTGGTGACCAGTTTTTTCATCTGGACGAGCTTAGTTCTCAATATTTTTCACATCACTTAAATAAAGACACCTGGAGTATCGAAGCCTTCCTTGCCAGGTATCCTGAAAAACCCACAGCAAGTGAATCAGAGAGAAGTTGA
- the glyQ gene encoding glycine--tRNA ligase subunit alpha codes for MYFQDIILNLSNFWKQKGCVIQQPYDIEVGAGTMNPATFLRVLGPEPWKVAYCEPSRRPTDGRYGENPNRLYEHYQFQVIIKPSPAEIQEWYLESLFSLGINPLEHDIRFVEDNWESPTLGAWGLGWEVWLDGMEITQFTYFQQAGGIDLKPISVEITYGLERIAMYLQEKDNVFEVLWNPHFTYGDIRLQEEKEHSVYSFDESDPDLLFQLFELYEREAARLVEKQLVLPAYDYVLKCSHVFNLLEARGGISVIERSQYMARIRKLANRCALEYLRMREEAEFPWTKKEL; via the coding sequence ATGTATTTTCAGGACATCATTCTTAATCTTAGCAATTTCTGGAAGCAAAAAGGTTGTGTTATTCAACAGCCCTATGACATCGAAGTTGGGGCCGGCACCATGAACCCGGCTACCTTTTTGAGGGTGCTGGGCCCTGAACCCTGGAAAGTGGCTTACTGCGAACCCTCTCGCCGCCCCACCGATGGCCGTTACGGGGAAAATCCCAATCGTCTTTATGAGCATTATCAGTTTCAGGTAATCATTAAACCCTCTCCAGCTGAGATTCAGGAGTGGTATCTGGAAAGCCTTTTCAGTCTTGGAATCAATCCCCTGGAGCATGACATTCGCTTCGTAGAAGACAACTGGGAATCTCCCACCCTCGGAGCTTGGGGATTGGGTTGGGAAGTGTGGCTTGATGGTATGGAAATAACCCAGTTTACCTATTTCCAGCAGGCAGGAGGAATAGACCTCAAGCCCATTTCTGTGGAAATAACCTATGGTCTGGAAAGAATAGCCATGTACCTTCAGGAAAAAGATAACGTATTCGAGGTTTTGTGGAACCCCCACTTTACCTATGGAGACATTCGCCTCCAGGAAGAAAAGGAGCACTCCGTGTATAGCTTTGACGAGAGTGATCCAGACCTGCTCTTTCAACTCTTTGAGCTCTATGAAAGAGAAGCAGCAAGATTGGTGGAGAAGCAGCTTGTCCTGCCTGCTTACGATTATGTTCTTAAGTGTTCTCATGTATTTAATCTTCTTGAAGCGCGAGGAGGCATAAGCGTCATCGAGCGTAGCCAGTATATGGCCCGTATTAGGAAGTTGGCCAACCGATGTGCACTGGAGTACCTGAGAATGAGGGAAGAAGCGGAATTCCCTTGGACAAAAAAGGAGTTGTAG
- the glyS gene encoding glycine--tRNA ligase subunit beta, producing MSSSGKTLLVEVGMEELPSSLKEEVFEKFEEVFLDVLRSEQIIFGEHKVLGTPRRVTILLHGVEEFQRKQVLEVKGPPKKVALSPEGEWLKPALLFAQAQGVEPSSLFIKEAERGTYVFARKEIPGKAIKEILPQVLKKALSCLQFSRSMRWGEGNVAFVRPIRWLVALLDDEEIVFEFADITSSKFSRGHRFLCPGKVAISSAETYLDTLRKAFVIADPQERRAKIEELLTSCAQEEGIFWLRDENLLEEVNFLVEYPGVGVGRFEEKYLTLPSKVLITVMKHHQRYFACTDERGNLSPHFMVVLNRPADGSEIIIKGNERVLRARLEDALFFFHEDRRSSLSDKVDKLKGVVFQESLGTMWEKTQRLIQLSRYLAQKLHVGKEKAQFLERAAFLAKADLACEMVKEFPELQGYMGRVYAQEDGEAEEVALAIEEQYFSPSEGNYPKTLVGSVLSLVDRVDTIVSSFALERIPSGSEDPLGLRRLAQGLIGLIINKCWFLGIKELIRENLSLIAEQGFVSFDEAVVEKVLAFLLTRLRTFLLEQGINYSIINAVLGIPIDDIYEVYLRASALQKLWDAEKSVLEAVLTGFTRAYNISKNFDGSANVDEQLLQEEIEREFYQSLLRFEKNFESSLKEGNYQKLFEDFYTLVPVLDRFFEKVLVMAPEEAIRKNRLALMKKIVLLWHRFADLSQVVIQEENGGS from the coding sequence ATGAGTTCTTCTGGGAAAACTCTCCTGGTGGAAGTTGGCATGGAAGAACTTCCCTCGAGCCTTAAAGAGGAGGTTTTCGAGAAATTCGAGGAAGTCTTCCTGGATGTTTTGAGGTCAGAACAGATTATTTTTGGTGAACATAAAGTATTAGGTACCCCAAGGCGGGTTACCATCCTCTTGCATGGAGTGGAAGAGTTTCAAAGAAAACAGGTTCTGGAGGTAAAAGGCCCTCCTAAAAAAGTGGCCCTTTCGCCAGAAGGGGAGTGGCTGAAACCCGCTTTACTTTTTGCACAAGCTCAGGGAGTGGAACCCAGCTCTCTGTTTATTAAAGAAGCCGAGCGAGGAACTTACGTGTTTGCGCGCAAAGAGATTCCGGGCAAGGCGATTAAGGAAATTCTTCCTCAGGTTCTTAAGAAAGCGCTTTCGTGTCTCCAGTTTTCGCGTTCCATGCGCTGGGGCGAAGGAAACGTCGCCTTTGTGCGTCCTATACGATGGTTAGTTGCGCTTCTTGATGATGAAGAAATCGTTTTTGAATTTGCAGACATAACTTCCTCCAAGTTTAGTAGGGGACATCGGTTTCTTTGCCCTGGCAAAGTGGCCATTTCCAGTGCAGAAACCTATCTGGATACCCTTCGTAAAGCTTTTGTAATAGCCGATCCTCAAGAAAGAAGGGCGAAAATAGAGGAGCTCTTGACTTCCTGTGCTCAGGAAGAAGGCATATTTTGGTTGAGAGATGAAAACCTTTTAGAAGAAGTAAACTTTCTGGTAGAATATCCTGGAGTAGGAGTAGGGCGCTTTGAGGAAAAGTATCTTACCCTACCTTCAAAGGTATTGATAACAGTTATGAAACATCACCAGCGCTACTTTGCCTGTACGGATGAGAGGGGCAACCTCTCTCCTCATTTTATGGTGGTTTTGAACCGACCTGCTGATGGAAGCGAAATCATAATCAAAGGCAACGAAAGAGTCTTAAGGGCCAGACTCGAAGACGCTCTCTTTTTCTTTCATGAAGATCGAAGGAGCTCTCTTTCTGATAAAGTCGACAAATTAAAAGGTGTTGTCTTTCAGGAATCGCTGGGTACCATGTGGGAAAAGACTCAGCGCCTAATTCAGCTGAGCAGGTACTTGGCTCAGAAACTCCATGTTGGCAAGGAAAAAGCACAGTTCTTAGAGCGAGCTGCTTTTCTTGCCAAAGCAGACCTGGCCTGTGAAATGGTCAAGGAATTTCCTGAACTCCAGGGTTACATGGGTCGGGTTTATGCCCAGGAAGATGGGGAAGCTGAAGAAGTTGCGCTGGCTATTGAAGAACAGTACTTTTCTCCATCAGAGGGAAATTATCCCAAAACGCTGGTTGGAAGCGTTTTGAGTCTAGTTGACCGGGTGGACACCATTGTTTCGAGCTTTGCCTTAGAGCGTATTCCCAGTGGTTCTGAAGATCCTTTGGGTCTCAGAAGACTGGCCCAGGGCCTTATTGGCCTCATAATAAATAAGTGCTGGTTTTTAGGTATTAAAGAGCTCATTCGCGAAAATCTCTCTCTGATTGCAGAACAGGGTTTTGTGTCTTTTGACGAAGCCGTGGTGGAAAAGGTACTGGCCTTTTTGCTAACCCGTTTGCGCACCTTCCTTTTGGAACAGGGTATCAATTACTCAATCATCAATGCAGTGTTGGGTATTCCAATCGACGATATTTACGAGGTTTACCTTCGAGCTTCAGCCTTGCAAAAGCTCTGGGATGCTGAGAAGAGTGTTTTAGAAGCAGTTTTGACTGGTTTCACTCGCGCTTACAACATAAGTAAAAATTTTGACGGAAGCGCAAATGTGGACGAACAACTCTTACAAGAGGAAATTGAGAGAGAGTTTTATCAGTCTCTTTTGCGCTTTGAAAAAAATTTTGAAAGCTCTCTGAAGGAAGGGAATTACCAAAAATTGTTTGAAGATTTCTATACTTTGGTTCCTGTCCTGGACCGGTTTTTTGAAAAAGTCCTGGTTATGGCTCCTGAGGAAGCGATACGCAAAAACCGACTTGCGCTGATGAAAAAAATAGTTCTTTTATGGCATCGGTTTGCGGATTTATCCCAGGTGGTTATTCAGGAGGAAAACGGTGGAAGTTAA